A region from the Neorhodopirellula lusitana genome encodes:
- a CDS encoding FAD-dependent oxidoreductase, protein MNIAVVGSGIAGTTMAWQLADHGHSVTLFEQAGKCGPIGAGILLQPSGQAVLARLGVLDEVRLKTAKISNLLAQHRSGRTLVHLPYEKVSNELFGLGVLRSHLFHILFDRCVSAGVQVREGQLIASYSATDDGVELIGKDGDKKGRFDLLIAADGSRSRLREHSGLTRSIREYPDAALWTIGPYTGPQDRLLQVVGRCGRLMGMLPVGDGRCSFFWGLKKTEEPHVRTAGLDAWKRQVIEFCPLAEEAVADIQSLDEVTYATYRNSRMRRVTQGRVAFIGDAAHATSPHLGQGLNLALVDAAVLAEQMSIHADYQDAFTAYETLRRSTTGYYSVLTGMLTPFFQTSNRVLQLGRDVSLPVMPHLPYVGKQMVYTMAGLKTGWFGVYRGE, encoded by the coding sequence ATGAACATTGCCGTTGTGGGTAGCGGGATCGCAGGAACGACAATGGCTTGGCAGTTGGCCGACCACGGGCACTCGGTGACGCTTTTTGAACAGGCCGGCAAGTGCGGTCCGATAGGCGCAGGCATTTTGTTGCAACCGAGCGGACAGGCGGTGTTGGCACGACTGGGAGTGCTGGATGAAGTGAGGTTGAAGACGGCGAAGATCAGCAACTTACTAGCACAACATCGGTCGGGCCGCACACTGGTGCACCTTCCCTACGAAAAGGTCTCCAACGAACTATTCGGACTCGGCGTCCTGCGCAGTCACCTCTTTCACATCTTGTTTGATCGATGCGTGAGCGCAGGCGTGCAGGTGCGCGAAGGGCAACTGATTGCCAGTTACTCGGCGACAGACGACGGCGTTGAACTGATCGGAAAAGACGGCGACAAAAAGGGTCGTTTTGATCTCTTGATCGCAGCGGATGGCTCTCGGTCACGACTACGCGAACATTCTGGTTTAACGCGATCGATTCGCGAGTACCCAGACGCGGCGTTGTGGACGATCGGTCCCTACACCGGGCCGCAGGATCGTTTGCTACAGGTCGTCGGACGATGCGGGCGACTGATGGGAATGTTGCCCGTGGGCGACGGACGATGCAGCTTCTTTTGGGGTTTAAAGAAGACGGAAGAGCCACACGTGCGAACCGCTGGGTTAGACGCTTGGAAACGTCAAGTGATTGAGTTCTGTCCGTTGGCGGAAGAAGCGGTTGCGGACATCCAGTCGCTTGATGAAGTGACCTACGCGACCTATCGAAACAGTCGGATGCGCCGAGTCACGCAGGGGCGGGTGGCGTTCATCGGCGACGCGGCCCATGCGACGAGTCCGCACTTGGGGCAGGGATTGAATTTGGCGTTAGTCGATGCGGCGGTACTGGCCGAACAAATGTCGATTCATGCAGACTACCAAGATGCGTTTACCGCCTATGAAACGTTGCGTCGATCAACGACCGGTTACTACAGCGTTTTGACGGGAATGCTGACGCCTTTTTTCCAGACCTCGAATCGCGTACTGCAATTGGGGCGTGATGTGTCGCTTCCTGTGATGCCGCACTTGCCATAT
- a CDS encoding helix-turn-helix domain-containing protein: MVAPTTQSVSSFALERPSLRRRRRENPVVRPVTPLFYYGRENRLAGYVCDRSVEPLLEIARPLLLVGRSGVGKTALALHLAQRIGIDTVWDSLTAETEPLATGDTPTAGVTSKVLSARVLYQPAIDFAREFASSIDSKDMPRMRARLDDAVVWVIDDLHAIADKAPAQAELAARLEARDAAGRITIVTCRRLPSEIRGLRPALVSRTLPGLTVTLHPPEGETRAAILRELVLSHLPESDPDSWRLLDGGLQSCVTVRELEAAVKQISLWCRMNESPICPEAIESAVGKINEKEEISIKSITTGVARQLGVKSSEMRSGTRRQNIVRARSLAMYLSRQLTDSSLTQIGDAFGGRDHSTVLHAIRKIESAFDEDAGLRRAADAVTERLTA; the protein is encoded by the coding sequence GTGGTTGCCCCCACCACTCAATCCGTCTCATCGTTCGCCCTGGAACGTCCCTCGCTACGGCGACGGCGACGCGAAAACCCGGTCGTGCGCCCTGTCACGCCGCTGTTTTACTACGGGCGTGAAAATCGGCTGGCCGGATATGTGTGCGATCGCTCCGTCGAACCGCTGCTGGAAATCGCTCGACCGCTGCTTTTGGTCGGCCGATCCGGAGTCGGGAAAACCGCCCTCGCCCTGCATCTTGCCCAGCGAATTGGGATCGACACGGTTTGGGACAGCCTGACCGCCGAGACCGAACCTCTGGCAACGGGCGACACCCCAACCGCGGGCGTGACCAGCAAAGTTCTCTCGGCACGGGTGCTGTATCAACCTGCGATCGACTTCGCCCGTGAGTTCGCGTCTTCGATTGATTCGAAAGACATGCCGCGAATGCGTGCCCGGCTCGACGATGCCGTCGTCTGGGTAATCGACGACCTGCACGCGATCGCCGACAAAGCCCCCGCCCAAGCTGAACTCGCCGCTCGTCTGGAAGCCCGTGACGCGGCCGGCCGCATCACGATCGTGACCTGCCGCCGCTTGCCCTCGGAAATTCGCGGCCTGCGTCCCGCTCTGGTCAGCCGCACGCTGCCCGGTCTGACCGTCACGCTGCATCCGCCCGAAGGTGAAACGCGTGCCGCGATCCTACGTGAACTGGTGCTGTCCCACCTGCCCGAAAGCGACCCAGATTCTTGGCGACTTTTGGATGGTGGCTTGCAATCGTGTGTCACGGTGCGTGAACTCGAGGCCGCCGTGAAGCAGATTTCGCTGTGGTGCCGGATGAATGAATCCCCGATCTGCCCCGAGGCAATCGAGTCCGCAGTCGGCAAGATCAACGAAAAGGAAGAGATCTCGATCAAGTCAATTACGACCGGGGTTGCTCGTCAGTTGGGTGTGAAGTCCTCGGAAATGCGAAGCGGCACACGTCGCCAAAACATCGTCCGCGCCCGATCGCTCGCGATGTATCTGTCACGCCAATTGACCGATTCCAGCCTGACCCAGATCGGCGACGCCTTTGGCGGGCGTGATCACTCAACGGTGCTGCACGCGATCCGCAAAATCGAATCCGCGTTCGACGAAGACGCCGGCCTCCGCCGCGCCGCCGACGCCGTCACCGAACGCCTGACGGCCTAA
- a CDS encoding DNA repair protein: MTETTQDLESLRKRLNRIEGKRDELTVQQADLQAKLASVNGFLEIADSVTAALEQLGNDIFKRQLTLIENTMTKALQEVLEQPIVFKTNCTFKRDAASVEFLIERDGNPEDIMKGQGGSVANVVSVGLRMLAIATLDERRHRRFLVLDEQDCWLHPDLVPKLTQIVQRAGTELGFQVLMISHHDVTHFIRHADKVYRLSPDRGDGVGLEQVVADAPQEAENY; encoded by the coding sequence ATGACTGAAACGACCCAGGATCTCGAATCGCTACGCAAACGCCTCAATCGAATTGAGGGTAAACGTGACGAGCTAACCGTTCAGCAAGCCGACCTGCAAGCCAAGCTCGCCAGCGTCAATGGCTTCCTGGAGATCGCTGACTCCGTCACCGCGGCGCTCGAACAGCTCGGCAACGATATCTTCAAGCGTCAACTGACCTTGATCGAAAACACGATGACCAAGGCACTGCAAGAAGTGCTCGAACAACCCATCGTCTTCAAAACGAACTGCACCTTCAAACGCGACGCCGCCAGTGTCGAGTTCCTGATCGAACGGGATGGCAACCCCGAAGATATTATGAAGGGGCAAGGCGGTTCGGTCGCCAACGTGGTCTCGGTCGGCTTGCGAATGCTGGCGATCGCCACGCTCGACGAACGCCGCCATCGCCGCTTCCTGGTTTTGGACGAGCAAGATTGCTGGCTGCACCCCGACCTGGTCCCCAAGCTGACTCAAATTGTCCAGCGAGCGGGCACGGAACTGGGGTTTCAGGTCTTGATGATCAGCCACCACGACGTCACCCATTTCATCCGGCACGCCGACAAGGTGTACCGACTATCGCCCGACCGGGGCGACGGAGTCGGGCTGGAACAAGTGGTCGCCGACGCACCCCAGGAAGCCGAAAACTACTAG
- a CDS encoding phage scaffolding protein, producing MATQPTPARSIEQLKSEYEQLNERKIQAQTQLEEAEKQLKKLQEESEAEFGTSDIDELTKKLEEMEAENEKQRSDYQALLDQISQDLEKVESGKATPATAETDTLFDSDS from the coding sequence ATGGCAACGCAACCGACACCCGCCCGCTCGATTGAACAACTCAAGTCTGAATATGAGCAGCTGAATGAACGCAAGATTCAGGCGCAAACTCAGCTGGAAGAAGCCGAGAAGCAGCTCAAGAAACTTCAAGAAGAATCGGAAGCGGAGTTCGGCACCAGCGATATCGACGAACTGACCAAGAAGCTCGAAGAGATGGAAGCTGAAAACGAAAAGCAACGCAGCGACTACCAAGCCTTGCTCGACCAGATCAGCCAAGACCTGGAAAAGGTGGAGTCCGGCAAAGCCACGCCCGCGACAGCCGAAACCGACACACTGTTCGATAGCGACTCCTGA
- a CDS encoding PEP-CTERM sorting domain-containing protein has translation MFSNFSEARHNRFLDDGTINPNYVLDHGRITGVAVEGVVLISPQHYLTSSFSEVIDPTFVTADGTRRTYTANVSSKLVLKTTLQNDFDPGDGTTLLAGSVHDSDLVLVTLDHAISAADGISPMALLSGDYYDMLGRTMIVQGQNSQAGSDTIDYIQTIKLNPVVENGADGELITVFPGAITESFVYRWDELAGGGSNDEIRLEEGDSGIGSLVDLGDKYAVTGANMGVGTFGSSVFNFNSFVTPYLDQIEAQVNADGFAITTMAVAVPEPATPLVLVVLVGLAWQTNRRRTRRQLGSQ, from the coding sequence GTGTTTTCGAACTTCTCCGAGGCACGGCACAATCGGTTCCTCGACGATGGCACAATCAATCCAAACTATGTGTTGGACCATGGTCGGATCACCGGGGTGGCGGTGGAGGGAGTCGTGCTGATTTCGCCACAACACTATTTAACTTCTAGTTTTTCCGAGGTCATCGACCCGACTTTTGTGACCGCCGATGGCACTCGGCGTACTTACACGGCTAACGTCTCGTCCAAGCTGGTTTTGAAAACCACTTTGCAAAACGATTTTGATCCGGGCGATGGCACGACTCTGCTAGCCGGCAGCGTGCATGATAGTGATCTGGTTTTGGTGACCCTCGACCATGCTATTTCGGCGGCGGATGGAATCTCACCGATGGCGTTGCTGAGTGGTGACTACTACGACATGTTGGGGCGAACCATGATCGTGCAGGGTCAGAACTCACAAGCGGGATCGGACACGATCGACTACATCCAAACGATTAAGCTGAACCCTGTCGTGGAAAACGGAGCTGACGGCGAACTGATCACCGTATTTCCAGGAGCGATTACGGAATCTTTCGTTTATCGTTGGGATGAATTGGCGGGTGGTGGTTCGAATGACGAGATCAGGTTGGAAGAGGGCGATTCTGGCATTGGTTCCCTTGTCGATCTAGGTGACAAGTACGCCGTGACAGGGGCCAACATGGGCGTCGGCACTTTCGGTTCCAGCGTCTTCAACTTCAACTCCTTCGTCACTCCGTATTTAGACCAGATCGAGGCCCAAGTGAACGCGGACGGTTTTGCCATCACTACGATGGCCGTCGCCGTTCCTGAACCCGCAACGCCGTTGGTGTTGGTGGTGCTTGTCGGACTCGCGTGGCAAACGAACCGGCGCCGAACTCGACGGCAGCTAGGTTCCCAATAA
- the bioD gene encoding dethiobiotin synthase, which yields MAMNWIFVTGTGTEVGKTYYAAALARTCQQSGQRVGVYKPVASGCQRDGEGRLVAEDAVQLWQAAGQPLTLETVCPQKFAAPLAPPEAAAAEGCCIDEELLLKGLDAFQPHDAFQPHEVPSQAFDTLIIEGAGGLFSPISDTWLNIDFILKAKSLHPIEVILVAANRLGVQHEIIATTRAAQASGLTIDRIILNTIHPDDSTDTNATELAKWIDTPIQT from the coding sequence ATGGCAATGAACTGGATATTTGTAACCGGAACGGGAACCGAAGTCGGCAAAACATACTACGCCGCAGCACTGGCGAGAACGTGCCAACAAAGCGGGCAACGCGTCGGCGTCTACAAGCCGGTCGCCAGCGGTTGCCAGCGAGATGGCGAGGGCAGACTGGTGGCCGAAGACGCCGTCCAATTGTGGCAAGCCGCAGGCCAGCCGCTAACCCTCGAAACCGTCTGTCCTCAGAAATTCGCAGCCCCGCTGGCGCCGCCCGAAGCCGCCGCCGCCGAAGGGTGCTGCATCGATGAAGAACTCCTGCTGAAAGGGCTCGATGCGTTCCAGCCTCACGATGCATTCCAGCCTCACGAGGTCCCAAGCCAGGCGTTCGACACGCTGATCATCGAGGGAGCCGGCGGCCTTTTCAGCCCGATCAGCGACACCTGGTTAAACATCGACTTCATTTTAAAGGCGAAATCGCTTCACCCCATCGAGGTCATCCTGGTAGCCGCCAACCGACTGGGCGTCCAACACGAAATCATCGCCACCACACGAGCCGCCCAAGCCAGCGGTCTCACCATCGACCGGATTATCCTGAACACCATCCACCCCGATGACTCAACCGACACCAACGCCACCGAACTCGCCAAATGGATCGACACACCAATCCAAACCTAA
- a CDS encoding carbon-nitrogen hydrolase, whose protein sequence is MTLSQKTSSGTVSSGSVRLSLVQMRDAGSKDKSIEAATQWIEEAAAGGSQVICLQELFATCYPCQAEDHAMFDLAESIPGPTTEALSQVAKRLEVVIVAPMFERRAPGVYHNTVAVIDADGSIAGVYRKMHIPDDPLYYEKFYFTPGDAARRGEGIGEDRPNGFNVIQTRYAKLGVGICWDQWYPEAARLFALAGAEILLYPTAIGWIDEEKEEFGAGQLDAWMTSIRAHAIANGIFVGAPNRVGSEGSVEFWGNSFIVSPRGEIMQRADDHTDQVLTADCPLYEMDVVRTHWPFLRDRRVDAYGDLTKRWID, encoded by the coding sequence ATGACATTATCTCAGAAGACTTCCAGCGGTACTGTTTCCAGCGGATCGGTGCGATTGTCGCTCGTGCAAATGCGAGACGCGGGCTCGAAAGACAAGAGTATTGAAGCGGCGACCCAATGGATCGAGGAGGCTGCCGCCGGTGGCAGCCAAGTGATTTGTTTGCAGGAGTTGTTTGCGACCTGTTATCCGTGCCAGGCCGAAGACCACGCGATGTTCGATTTGGCCGAATCCATCCCCGGGCCAACCACCGAAGCTTTGTCACAGGTTGCCAAGCGATTGGAAGTGGTGATTGTGGCACCGATGTTTGAACGACGCGCCCCCGGCGTGTACCACAACACGGTCGCCGTCATCGATGCAGACGGTTCGATCGCCGGCGTGTACCGAAAGATGCACATTCCCGACGACCCGTTGTACTATGAAAAGTTCTACTTCACACCCGGCGACGCTGCCCGCCGCGGTGAAGGCATCGGGGAAGACAGGCCCAATGGCTTCAACGTGATCCAGACGCGGTACGCCAAACTTGGTGTTGGGATCTGTTGGGACCAATGGTATCCAGAAGCGGCACGTTTGTTCGCATTGGCTGGTGCGGAAATCTTGTTGTACCCCACTGCGATCGGCTGGATCGATGAAGAAAAGGAAGAGTTTGGCGCGGGGCAACTCGATGCTTGGATGACCAGCATTCGAGCTCACGCGATCGCCAACGGCATCTTTGTCGGTGCACCCAACCGCGTTGGTTCAGAAGGCAGCGTGGAGTTCTGGGGGAACTCGTTCATCGTTTCACCGCGAGGAGAAATTATGCAGCGAGCCGACGACCACACCGACCAAGTCCTGACGGCGGATTGCCCACTGTATGAAATGGATGTCGTGCGAACCCATTGGCCGTTCCTCCGCGATCGCCGTGTCGATGCGTATGGCGATCTGACGAAACGCTGGATTGATTGA